GGCATTGATGAATCCGGCTCCTGCATGATCGAAATCGCTTTGCAGCGTTGCGCGGAGCCATGGCGTCGCATCGACGCCAGCTCCTGGGCGGACGGCGAGGGCAGCGAGGCCTTGGCGCGTATCAACCCACTCAAACAGATTCCCACGCTGGTCACGCCCGACGGCCAAGTGCTGACTGAAAGCGCCGCGATCCTGATCCACCTGGGCCTGGAGTTTCCCGCCTCCGATCTACTCGCCGGCAACCGCGCGCAGATCCTGCGTGGGCTGGTGTACATCGCCGCCAATTGCTACTCGGCGATCGGCATCATCGACTACCCGCAACGCTGGCTGGGCCCCGCCGATGAAGCGCTGCAAACCCAACTCACCACCGGCACGCGGCGCTATCTGCACCATGCCTGGGTGGTGTTTGCCCAGCAGTTTGCCGAGCAGTTGTTTGCGCCCACGGGTGTGCCGAATGCACTGGGCATTATGGCCGCGGCGGTGTCGCGCTGGGATGAGGCGCGGGAGGTGTTGAACGACCTGTCGCCAGGCTTTGCCCAGGCGCTGGCGCAGGTGGACGCCGACCCCGTCGTGGCGCCTGTATTTGCTCGGCATTGGCCGGAGTGGGGCGCCGCGTAATTGTTTCCGCAATCTAAAGAAACAATCACCGTAGTGCCTGTCCAACCCCTTGCGTAGCAGACTTCCTGACCTACGCTTCTTAACGAGGTGTAGGAATCATCCTTGAAATTGACTGTCGCAGACATGAAACTCAAGAACCCTGCATGGAATTCAAAGGAGGTGCGCATGCTCATCCGGTCGCTGACCCTGGCTACCTTGATGGCTTTTACGGGGCCGCTGTTGGCCGCGGATGATATCAACCCACTCAAGCAGGACTTGAACAAGTCCCGCCCGCTGGTAGTGGTGGAACTTGATTCCGGCAACGAAACATTGGCGAACCTCAAGAAACAGCTGGACGAGCCTGCCAACAAGCAGTCCTTTGAAGAGCGCAATATGGTGTTCTACACCGTGAAGTTCGGCAGCATCGGTGCCGAAGGGGAGAAGTTCGCCAAGGACGCCAAAGACAACAAAAAGCTCACGCCACCTGAAACCAACGCGTTGATCCGCGCCCTCAAGCTGGGCGCCGGCAGCGGCACCAAAGTGATTCTGGTGGGCAAGGACGGCGAGAAGAAACTCGAGAAGACCGTGCCACCGGATACCCTCGACCTGAAGGAATTCTTCAGCGCCATCGACCAGATGCCCATGGCTGAAAAAGAACTCGCCGCGCCAGCGGAACCCGAGCCTGCCGCCGCTGCGCCAGCCAAGGGTGGTAAAGCTGCCAAGCCCGCCAAAGCTAACAGCAAAGCTGCCGCGCAACTCGATGATTAAACACACATGACCCCTTGTGGGAGCGGGCTTGCCCGCGATGACGGAGTGTCAGTCAAAACAACTTTGAATGACCCACCGCCATCGCGGGCAAGCCCGCTCCCACAGGGGTTTAGCGGTTTGCTGAAGGTTTAGCCACCTTACGCACCGGAAACGGAAAGTAGAAAAACCGCAAAAACGCCACCCGCTTGATCACTTCCCCGATCAACAACGGCACCACCACCGCGATCACCAGCCCCACACACGCCGCCAGGAAGGGATGCACGCCCAGACGCTCCATCAGGTCGACGCTCTTGTGCTGGATCTCGCCATGAAAAATCAACAGGATCAGGGTCGACTGGCCGATGTAGGTCATCACCCGGGTCAGCAACGTCGACACCATCAACACCTGTGCCAGCGCCCAGCAGGCGTAAACCCCGATCACCGCCAGCAGGCTGGTCCACAACCAGCTGTCATAACGACGTTGCGCCAGGTCCATGGTGTCCCAAGTGGGAATGAACACCACGGCAAATAGCACCACCGACACCAACAGCGTCAGCCACGAGCCGGCGTGCGTGCGCAGCCAATCGCGCAGCAGGTAGCCGACAATGAAGTAAGTGCTACTGATCAAGGTGATATCCAGGCTGAACGGCAGCCCCGGCAGCACCCAGTTGTGGCCGCCGAGTGTCACCGGCAATTGCCAGAACAACGGCAGCAGCCAAATCCCGAGCAGCAGTTGAGCCGCGATCAGCAGGCCGCTCATCCACAGCCACAGCTTCAGGCGCTGGATCAGCCGCAGCATCACCCAACTGAACAGAATCGACACCCAGAAGTGCGGCAGGAACCACATGGCCTGCCACGGAATAGTGTCCACCGAGGCATACAGCACGCCGCCAATATCCGGCAGCAGCGGTTGCCCACGCAACACGGCGCGCACGATCACATACACCAGCATGGTGAAGAAAAACGGTTTGAGCAGGCCGTCGGCCTTGCGTATCGCCATCTCCACAAACGGCTGTTCGGGCTTGAAGAACACCCCCGAGAGGAAAAAGAACAGCGGCAAGATGAATGAGGCGAGGATCGGGTAAAGCAGGTCCGGCGAGGTCGCGACGAACCAGCTGTGGGCGAACACGATCACCAGGATGCCAATGCCTTTGGCGATGTCCATTTGTATCCAACGATGTTTCATCTGACGGTTCCCGATCGATCGTTCATGCCTTGCGCCACGGCTTCAGCCACAGCCCCATGCCCAGCAACACCACGGCGCCTGCCAGGGTGCTCAAACCCAACTGCAGCCACACACCTTGAATCCGAAACAGCACCAGCGCCGCCAAGCCCATCACCACGGCACTAAGCAGCCATTGCCGCGCCCAGGGCAGGGCTGCGAGCAACTGTTGGCGCTGCATCAGCAGCAGCGCCGTACAGATCACGCCCGCCAGCGCCGCCAACGGAATACCCGCCAGGCCAAACACAAAGGGCAGGGCGCCCAACAACAGCACATTGACCAGGCTGCCGAGCAGTTCGCAACGCAGTGGCTGGCGCGTGTCGCCGGCCGCATAGGCATAGCGCGCGAGCAACGCATTCCAGGCGCCGAACACCAGCGGCACGGCAAACCAGGCCAGCAGCAAGGGCAGCGGCGAATCCGCCGATTGCTTGGGCAGCAGCAACGCCACCAGGCTCGGCGCCGCCGCCACCAGGCCGACACCGGCCGGCAAGGTCAGCACGCTGGCGGTTTCCAGGCCGCGCTTGAGCAGGGCCAGGCGCTCATCGCCCTGACGGCGGCTCATCATGCCCAGCAGCACTTGGTTGAGGCTCATCAGCGCAATCAGCGGCAGGTTCATCAGCTTGCGCGCGAGGTTGACCCAGGTCACTGCGCCTTCACCCAGCAGCGACGCCACCAACCGTTCGATCAACGCCAAGCCCTGGCTGGCGCCATTGCTCAACAGCAGCGGGCCGATGCGCTGGCCGAGTTCGCGCAGCGGCGTGAACGTCAACTGCCAGCGCCACGGCCGCCAGCCCTGACGCCAGATCGACGGCAGTAGCGCCAGCGGCATCAACAGGCTGCCGGCCAGACACGCCAGCGCAAGGGCGTGCGGCTGAGTCGCGGTGCCCGCCAGCGCGAGATACGTCACCGGCGGCAGGTTGAACAGCAGCGAACCCAACCCCGCCAGCACAAAACGCTCACTGGCCTGCAGCGGGATACTGAACAGCGCATGCAGCATCAAGCCCGGCACGCACCACGCGACAATCTGCAGGTTGCTGCTGGCGAGCGCTGTGGCGCTGGCCGCCAGGCCCGGCCCGAGCAACTGCACCAGCCACGGTGCCAACAGCGTCAGCAACAGGCTGGTGACCAGCGCGATCAGCAGCAGCGCCGGGAACAACACCGCCAGCCAGTCCAAACGCTCGCCGTCCTTGCGCGCCAGGTACAGCGGCAGCGCGGCGGCGCTCAACACGCCACCGGCCAACGACATACGCAACGCTTCGGGCAAAAACAGCGCGATCAGGAACGCATCACTGCGCTCACCCGCGCCCCAGGCCGCCACCAGCAACCACTCACGGGCAAACCCCAGGCACAGGCCCAGCAGGGTCGCGAGCGTCAGCCAGACGGCGGAGCCGAGCATGATTAAGGCCTTGCGCCGTCAAGCATCGGCTTGCGAAAAGCCACCGCCTTGACCTGCGGCAGGCGCGCCGGAAACAGCCGCCGCGCCTCCAGCACATTGAGGCCGACCATCAGCCAGAACAGCGCCACCATCACCACGGCAAAGCTGAAGTAGTGGTCAAACAGCCCGCTCACCAGGGCCGAGAGAATCCCGGCGGTGGTGCCCAGCCACAGCGCGTTGTCCTTGGTCAGGCGGATCGGGCCTTTTTCCGGGCGTGCTTCACGCCACCAGCGTACGGTGACGGCCACAAACAGCAACATGCCGACGATGCCGGTCTTGTAGATGAAGTTCAGCCACAGGTTGGAGATCCCCAGGAAATGGGTGCCCGGCACCGGCGGGTCGACCTTGAAGCCGATGCCGAACGGGTACGCCGCCACGGCCTGGGGGAACATGCGGTATTCGTCGAAGCGCACTTCGGTACTGGCGTTGTCCGAGGAAAAAATCGTCGCCAGGCGGTCCTGCAACGGTGGGTAGGCCATCACCAGCGCGACCGTCAACGCCGCGCCGATCATCAACAGCCGCCCGGTGTAGGGCACGCGCCGCGTGGCCATCCAGATCAGCACCAGCGCCAGGCTGACCATCGCCCCCCGGCTACTGGCCAACAACAACGCAGCGGCGCCGAGGCACGCCACGCCCAGGCCCAGCCCGCGCTTCCAGCCTTGCTCGGTCATGCCGTAGCAAAACGCCAACGGCAGCAGCAGCGCCATGATCCCGCCGATGGCATTCGGGTGCATCCACGGCGAGCCCATGCGCGACGACATCGCCTCCAGGCCGAATTTCAACATGTCGAAGTTGCCGTAATTGAACACCGCCAGGATCGGCGCAATGCCGGCCCCGGAACGCGTGCGCACAAACACCGCAATCGACAGCACCAGCATCGCCAGCGTGCCCAGCAGCAGGGCGATCACCAGCGCTTCGCGGTGCTTGTAATCGGTGAGCAACTTGGCGCACAGGAACACCGCCGACAGGCTCAACAACCAGCGCAGCCAGTTGGCCACGCCGCTGGTGTCGGCGTGGATGGTGACCTGGCCGACAATAAACGGGAACACGCTGAACAGCATCAGCCACAGCAGCATCTGGTCGGTGGGGCGGCGTGCCAGGCGCGGGGTGTCGGCCACGCGCGCCAGAAAGCTGTGCCACAGCACGGCGCCCCAGGTCAGTGCGAGGATGGCTTCGCTCACCGTACTGCGAATGCCCAGGTTGACGGTGGAGTAGGGCATGAAGGTCGCGATCCCGGCAAACAGCAGCAGGCCCCAAAGCGGGAAGCGCAGGATGGTCACCGCAGCCGCCAGGCCGATTACCGCGAGGAAGGCCTTGGCCGGTGACAGCAGCAAGGCGAGTGCACCAAACAACAGGCCGAAGAGGATTGCGACGAGGCTGGCCAGGGAGAATCTCATGTCAATTCCTCGATCAGTTCGGCCAGGCGGCGGCGATAGGCTTGATGGTTGAAACGCTGCGCCCATAGCTTGCGTTGTTCGGGTGACTCTTCGGTAGGGCGAGCCACCAGGTCGAGCATCAATTGCACCAGCGCCGGGCCGTCGGTGGGCGAAAAACGCGGGGCCGACGGCGGGGTGATTTCATCCAGCGAGGTGCCGCTGGCGACCGCCACCGGCGTGCCGACGCTCAAGGCTTCAATCACCGGCAAACCAAAGCCCTCGGCATACGATGGCTGCCACAGGCGCGCGGCCTGGCGGTACAGCGCGTGCAATTCGGCATCCGACACGCCGCTCAAGGCGCGAATGCCCGGCAGGCTGCGCTGGGCCTCGGGCAAATGGTCGAGGCTGCCCACCAGCACTAACTCCGGCACGGCGGCTGACAGGCTGCGCGCCTGCTGCCAGGCGTCCACCAGAAATGGCACGTTCTTGCGCAATTCACGGGTGCCCACCAGCAGCCAGTAGTGCGCGGGCAAGTTGCGCGCGCTGAGGTCCGCCGCCAATTCGATAAACCCGTCCACCTGATTGGGCAGCACCCGAATCTTGCCCGCCGCCTTGGGAAACAACCGCGCGGTTTCATCGGCGCTGTACTGCGAAGGCGTCCACACGCGGTCGGCGCTGTGCACCGCATACGCAATCGACAGCCGATCACTGGTCTTGTAGATCAACGCTTTCAAACGGTTGGCGTGGTAGTTGTTCAGGGTGATTTGGAACAGGTCGTGCAACAGCACCACGGTGCGCAAGCCTTTGGGTTTGGGCGGCAGGGGCAGGCCCATATTGAAGGTGCTGATGTACAGGTCGATGTGCTGTTCGCGCAAGGCACGCGGCAAAAAGCCCGCTTCAAAACGCAGGCGATTCTGCGGCTGGTGCATCGCGGTTTTTGCGCAGCCCCAGGCCGGGCACTGTGCCTGCAAGCGGGTTTCGTCACCCAGGGGCGCCACGGTAAAGCGCGTCAGCTCTACATCCGGCAGGGTGCGCAGGGCATTTTCCAGCGCGTACACCTGGCGGCTGATCCCCGATTGTGGCGAGGTGCCGACGGTGCGGTAATCCAGGCCTACACGCATGCGGGCTCCTTTTGATTGAGCGGCGCGAGCATCGCATACACCTTTTCCAGCTGGCTGGCGGCGACACTCCAGTCATGGGCGCGGCGCACGTACGCGCGACCGGCTTCGCCCATGGGCGCGGCAGCTTCGGGAAATTGCAGCAGGCGCACCACGGCATCCGCCAGGCTGGCGGCGCTTTGCCCGCCGAGGTAATCCAGGCCTTCCACCAGGTCCAGGCCGGATACGCCTTGCTCGGTACTCGCCAGGGGCAGCCCGGCGGCCAGTGCTTCAAGGACTTTCAACTTGGAGCCGCCGCCATGGCGCAACGGCGCAAGGAACACCGAACAGCTCGATTGCAGATTCAACAGGTTCGGCACAAAACCTTGCCACTCGATGCGCGGGTCTTGCCAGCGTTCACGCCAACTGGCGGGCATGCCAAAGCCGCACACGCTCATGCGTGCGTCGGGGCAGCGTTCCCAGACTTTGGGCAGGATTTCATCCAGGGCCCACTCGATGGCGTCGACGTTGGGCGCGTATTCATAGTTGCCGAGGAACAGCACACGGCGGGTCGACGGGTCCGGATGGGCGGCGGCGAAGTGATCGCAATCCACGCCGTTGACCACCACCGGCACCGGTTTACCGGCAATTTTGGCCAGCACTTGCGCGTCACTGTCGGTGACCGCCACCACCTGCGCCGCCTGGCGCATCACGCGGTGTTCCCAGCGCGTGTAGCGCCACTGATCGTAGCGAATGAACGGCAGCGCCCAGCGGGGCAGGCGATCGTAGGTGGCCGCACCGAGCGCCGATTCAACGTTGTGTTCGGTCAACACAAACGGCTGGGATTTGCGTGCCAGCGCATCTTCGTACGGCTGGAACGTGTAGCTGTGTTCGATCTGCACCACGTCCCAATGTTCTTTGAGCAATTGATTGAAGGTGTCCTGCAGCGCGCCCGACAGGCCGTTGACGCTTGCCAGCAGCGGGTAGGGCGCAAACAGCCCGGCCACCAGGGTTTTCAGGCTGCGCAGCGGGCGGCGCGGCAGGATGATCAACTGCTCAAGAAAGGCTTCCAGCACCTGGCGATCGGTCAGCGACACCGGGTGTTTGTCGTGCAGCAGCAAAGTGATGCGATGCCCACGCGCGGCCAGGCTGCGCAGCAGATGGAACTGGCGCGTCTTGCCGCCGCTGGTGGCGGGCCAGGGCGAATAGGGCAGGATCCATAAAATGCGCATGGCGGGCTTCAATCCCATAACAGAATTTGCAGGTTCGACTTGACCGGCACGGTCAACCCATCGCTGCCGCTGACCGGGGTTTGTGTACCGCGCAGCGGGTCGTACAGGGTGGCGCTGGTCAGGCCCGGCAAATGCGCGTTGCCGCCTTCGGCCGACCAGAAGAACCACAATTTGTGACCGTCGGCACGGGTCCAGCCGATGCTGAACAGGCCGTCCGGCAATTGGTCGGCGCTGGGCGGGTCGCCGGGGGTGAGTTGCGGCCCACTGACGTCGAGGAAATTTTTCAGCGCGGTGTAGACCGGCTTGGGGTTGGCGTCGATGTCGAGCAAGCCGTAGAACTGGTCACGCATGCTGGCGCGCTGGTCGAGGTCGCTCAAGGTGAACAGGAAGATTTTGTCGTAATCCATCGCGCTCATCAGGGCCACGCGGCGCACCACGTAATCGGCCTGGCCCTGCAGGGTGATGAGGTCCTGGGCGTCTTTTGGCCCCGGGTAGGTTGACCAGCCCCACTCGGTGCTCCACAGCGTTTGCACGCCGCCGCTGCGCAGGGCCTGGTTGAGGGCGGTGGTCTTGGCAATAAAGTCCAGGTTGGAAGGGTCGTTGCCCTCGGGCAGTTGGGTGTAAGGGTGGTAGGAAATGGTGGTGTTCAGGCTGGCCACACCGAGGGCGCCCAGGGCGTCGAACATGGTCTGGCCATTCGGCATTTCGCTGAAAAAGGCCATGCCGGCCGCCACCACCGGTTTGTTCGGGTCCACCGCGCGCAGTGCGCCGGCGGTGGCGGTCAGCAGGTTGGCATAGCCGGCCGGGTCGGCCACCGGGCGCCAGAAGCCGAGCAGGTTAGGTTCGTTCCACACCTGCCAGGCGTTGACGCTGGGGTAGCGTTGCGACAACAGCGCCATGCGGTTGGCGAACACGTTCGGGTCCTTGGGCGGGTATTGGTCCTGATACGGCGCACCGGCCGGTGCCGTGGTCGCGAAAGGCGCCGAGCCGACCAGGTAGAACACTGATTTGAGCTGGTTGGTTTGCAGGTTGCCGACCAACTGATCGAGTGTGGCGATCTGGTACTGGTTCTGCGCAGGCTCCAGCTGATCCCAATGCAAATCCAGGCGCACCCATTCCAGGCCCAGGGCCTTGAGGCGGTTGATCTGCAGTTGATACAGGCTGGGGCTGAACCACAGGAACTGCGCGTTCACACCGAGGAAATCCTTCCACACCACCACCTTGTTGCCCTTGAGCACATGGCTCTCGGCGTCGGCCTGGCGCCCCCACATGAAAGCCGTCAGGCCGAGCGCAGCCACCACCGCAAGCGTGGCGAGGTATGTCCGTTTACGCGCCATAGGAAGCTCCTGCAATCGCCTGTTCAAAGAGCTGCTTGAACTTTTGCGCGGTCAACGGCCACAGACGTTCACGGCCAATTTCCCCGGCGCGCTCGGCCCAATCCCGGGCCAACAGCGGGGTGCGTGCCAGGCGCAGCAGTTGTGCGCTCAAGGCCGCCACATCGCCTTGCGGATAGATCGCGCCATTGCCGCTGGCGACCTCTTCGGCAAACGCACGCGCATCCGAAGTGATCGCGCCGCGCCCGCATGCAGCGGCCCAGGACAGCGCGCCGCTGGTGCCACGCTGGCGTCCCAGCAGGCCAAGTTTTTTCGATTCGCGGTACGGCAGCACCATCACATGGTGTGCCTGGATCGTCTGGGCAATCTCGCTGGCCGGCAGGTTCAGCCGCCAGTCGATCACGCCCGCCAGGCCGAGTTCGGCGATTTGAGTGTTCAACTGCTCCAGATAATTGCCGCCCGCGCCAAAGGCCATTTCGGCAGCCGTGCCACCGGCCAGGGTCAGGCGCACGCGGTCACGCAATTCGGGGGCTTGTTTGAAGACGTCGGCCAGGGCCTGTAACAGGTCTTCAATGCCTTTGCCGCGGTAGATAAACCCGAAATACAGCAGGTGCAACGTGTCCAGCGCCGGTAACGGCGCCGGAGCAATGGCCAGGTTGGCGTGGTTGATCACCGCCACTTTGCCGGCCGGCAATTGCATGCGCTGGCTGAGGCACTCGGCACCCAGGCGGGTGAGGGTGATCAGCCGCGTCAGGCCCTGGGCGACGTGGCGTTCTTCACGCAAGGTCAGTGGGTCGGCCAACACCACCGCCGCCTGGGGCAGCGGGCTGGGCAAGCGTTCCAGCAGGTTCAGCGGAAAGGGCAGGTACTCGCGGCGCCAGACGATGCGTTCCGGGTCATGCACGGTGGCCGTCAACGGCAGCGTGGGGTGCGCGGTGCGCAACTCGCGCAGCGCCAGGAATTCCCCCAGCCGCCCGCCACCCAGCTCGGCGTGGACCAGGTCCACGCGCTGCCAGTCGAATCGGGCGATTGCCTGCCTGATCGCTTCGGTGCTGCCGTCCACGCCACTCAACGGTGTCGCCACCGTCACGCCCAGCTGCTCCAAGGCCGTCTTGAAATGGTTCGCGTAGTCGGCGATGCCATTTTTTTCCGGTGGCAATGGGGCGAGCAGGGCGATGCGCATCAGAACGCCCCCCGGTACTTGGCGATGGTCCTGAGCACCTTGGCCGGCACTTCGAATTTGCGCCGGTTGATGATGATGCCGTCCACTTTGCCGAACGCGGTGTTGAGGATCGACAGCGCGTGTTCCACCACCGGCACCGTGCTTTTCTGCGCTTCCACCACCAGGCCGATCAGGTCCGCGCGGCGCAGGGTGATGAACGCATCACGGTTATCCAGCAGCGCCGAGGCGTCCAGCAGCACCACTTCGCCAGGTTCGGCGATGGCCACTCCGCCCACGCGCACATTGATGCCGTTCTCCTGCAGCAACTGGCGCAGTTGCTCCACCACAAAGGTCACGCCTTCGCCGTGGCGCGCCGAGGTCAGCCCGAGGGTCAGGCCCTGCTCGGCAATCCGCTTGGGCTGCAGCAAGCTGTACAGCCGGTAGATGCTCGCATTGAACGCGTTGGTACTTTGCGCGGTGCTGGTGTCCAGCTCCGGCAAGGTGGTCCACAGCGGCAGGCCGAACTTGCGCTCCACCAGGCCACCGTCGTGAATACGCTGGTCGAGCAGGTAGCACAGGTAGATCACCAGCAAGCCGACGACGATTGCAAACGGGATCGCCAACACCAGCATCACCAGGGTTTTCGGGAAGATGCGGCCTGGGTTCAGGGTGGCTTCTTCGATCACGGCGATGTTGCTGATCTGGCTGTTATCCAGCTCGCGGTCGATGCGCGATTTTTCCAGGTTGTCGACATACAACGCGTAGTTGCGCTCGGTGGCACTCAGCTCGCGGGAAAGGCGTGCCAACTCCGGTTCAATCTCCAAGGCTTGCTTGCGCTGCGCTTCGAGGTTGACCAGCTGTTTCTGCTGCTGCACCAGCTGGGTACGCAGCGCCTGGTTGTTGCTCGATTCATCCAGCAGCACACGCTGCAAGTGGATTTCCAGGGTGTTCGGCGCACGGTTTTCCGAGGCTTGCACGGTATTGCTCTCATTCGCCACCTGGGCTTGCATCGCCCGAATCGACGCGTCCAGGGCTTTGACCGGCGGCGCGTTGTCCGTGTAGGTGCGCATCATGTCGGCTTTTTCCAGCAGCTTCTGGTTGAGCAGGCGACGCAAATCCTGCTGCTGCGGGTTCAGCGCAATCTGGCGAACCGTGGTCACTTCCTTGGGCTGGCTCTTGAGCTGGGTGCGCGTGCTGTCGATGGCGCTGTCGGAGGAGGCGATCAAACGGGTGGTATTGAACGTTTCGCCGCGCAGCACGTTGATGCGCTCGGACAAGTCCTCCAGGCGATCGGTAATGCTCGCTGCACCAATCTCATTCAGGTGCGTGAGGATCTGCTGCTTGTAGCTCTTGA
The sequence above is a segment of the Pseudomonas sp. R76 genome. Coding sequences within it:
- a CDS encoding GumC family protein; the protein is MIEIRSFRDLLRLFFIFRHEFKLAAIAALVIILLGAFLLPAKYESTARLLVKPGRDSTLPIEISNRQALVMPSTQRDPIVDEERLLTGRPIVRTVAEHYLEVIENAPPPEGFWKRTKHYIKAGIGAVFDGIRVVLETVGIVEKTTPVERLAASLEKSFEVSHAAGSTVMDISFKWGDPEIAQAVVKDWVETYIAERTQALGRKSLYAFYEGQVNTSANEIKSYKQQILTHLNEIGAASITDRLEDLSERINVLRGETFNTTRLIASSDSAIDSTRTQLKSQPKEVTTVRQIALNPQQQDLRRLLNQKLLEKADMMRTYTDNAPPVKALDASIRAMQAQVANESNTVQASENRAPNTLEIHLQRVLLDESSNNQALRTQLVQQQKQLVNLEAQRKQALEIEPELARLSRELSATERNYALYVDNLEKSRIDRELDNSQISNIAVIEEATLNPGRIFPKTLVMLVLAIPFAIVVGLLVIYLCYLLDQRIHDGGLVERKFGLPLWTTLPELDTSTAQSTNAFNASIYRLYSLLQPKRIAEQGLTLGLTSARHGEGVTFVVEQLRQLLQENGINVRVGGVAIAEPGEVVLLDASALLDNRDAFITLRRADLIGLVVEAQKSTVPVVEHALSILNTAFGKVDGIIINRRKFEVPAKVLRTIAKYRGAF